From the genome of Mesorhizobium japonicum MAFF 303099, one region includes:
- the apnL gene encoding D-apionate lactonase, with amino-acid sequence MTTDRFLLCGTHAAETEPVRLIAGPLSAEFVNGNLRTIRHGGTEVLRAIAYIVRDRDWGTYEPALTNLTIDQGADAFSVSYAASCAGPGGSRLAFHATIKGSSDGQLVFDVNALPESDFETNRCGFCILHPIAGLAGSQVTVEHTDGSVVATTLPDLIDPWQPFRDLRAITHEVRPGVTAECRMEGDVFEMEDQRNWSDASYKTYVRPLALPWPYVLPAGETNRQTISLRIASDDNTPASTEASGAIRVTLGEPGPALPDVGVIIYPDDVETALANLPTLSALGPQQLLLHYDPTGGHGLDALRAFARLAAAYPARTTLECVVACRGDLDAELAEVADMVRRANLRLDAIAVSPSVDRQSTPPGSAWPPCPPLEDVYAAARRAFPDIRLGGGMFSYFTELNRKRVPAGPLDFITHCTCPIVHAADDLSVMQSLEALPFITRSARTIFGDKPYRIGPSTIAMRQNPYGGATKDNPRGERIAMANRDPRQNGQFAAAWTIGYAARVAPAGLEMLTLSGFTGQFGVLAASGEPVAEGSFRPVFQTIKGLCELAGLKHVTAKTSDETRVLALAGRSSSGETVVWLTNLTASDVAVDLSEFGRGHLVMAPYAIARIG; translated from the coding sequence ATGACCACGGATCGCTTCCTCCTTTGCGGCACGCACGCGGCGGAGACCGAACCGGTCCGGTTGATCGCCGGCCCGCTCAGCGCCGAATTCGTCAACGGCAATCTGCGCACAATCCGCCATGGCGGCACCGAGGTGCTGCGCGCCATCGCCTATATCGTGCGCGACCGCGACTGGGGCACCTACGAACCCGCGCTGACGAACCTGACCATCGATCAGGGTGCCGATGCTTTCTCCGTCAGCTATGCGGCAAGCTGCGCCGGGCCGGGCGGAAGCCGGCTCGCCTTCCACGCCACCATCAAAGGCTCCTCTGATGGGCAGCTGGTGTTCGACGTCAACGCGCTGCCCGAAAGTGATTTCGAGACCAACCGCTGCGGCTTCTGCATCCTGCATCCGATTGCCGGCCTCGCCGGCAGCCAGGTGACGGTGGAGCACACCGATGGCAGCGTGGTGGCGACGACACTGCCTGACCTGATCGACCCGTGGCAGCCTTTTAGGGATTTGCGCGCCATCACGCATGAAGTGCGGCCCGGCGTCACCGCCGAGTGCCGCATGGAAGGCGACGTTTTCGAAATGGAAGACCAGCGCAACTGGTCCGACGCCTCCTACAAGACCTATGTGCGGCCGTTGGCGCTGCCGTGGCCCTATGTGCTGCCGGCCGGCGAGACCAACCGCCAGACGATCAGCCTGCGCATTGCCAGTGACGACAACACACCGGCCTCCACCGAGGCATCCGGCGCGATCCGTGTGACGCTCGGCGAGCCCGGTCCGGCGCTGCCGGATGTCGGCGTGATCATCTATCCCGACGATGTCGAGACGGCGCTGGCGAACCTCCCAACACTGTCGGCGCTCGGCCCGCAGCAACTGCTGCTTCATTACGATCCGACGGGCGGCCATGGGCTCGATGCCTTGCGCGCTTTCGCCCGGCTCGCCGCCGCTTATCCCGCCCGCACAACGCTCGAATGCGTGGTCGCCTGCCGCGGCGATCTCGATGCTGAACTCGCAGAGGTCGCCGACATGGTGCGCCGGGCAAATCTGCGGCTCGACGCCATCGCGGTTTCGCCTTCGGTTGACCGGCAGTCGACACCGCCGGGGAGTGCCTGGCCGCCCTGCCCGCCGCTGGAAGATGTCTATGCCGCGGCACGCCGCGCCTTTCCCGACATCCGTCTCGGCGGCGGCATGTTCAGTTATTTCACCGAGCTCAACCGCAAGCGCGTTCCGGCCGGGCCGCTCGATTTCATCACGCATTGCACCTGCCCGATCGTACACGCCGCCGACGATCTCAGCGTCATGCAGTCGCTCGAGGCGTTGCCGTTCATCACGCGGTCGGCGCGGACGATCTTCGGCGACAAGCCCTACCGGATCGGACCTTCGACCATTGCCATGCGGCAGAACCCTTATGGCGGTGCCACCAAGGACAATCCGCGGGGAGAGCGCATCGCCATGGCGAACCGCGACCCGCGCCAGAATGGCCAGTTCGCCGCCGCCTGGACCATCGGCTATGCCGCGCGTGTCGCGCCGGCCGGCCTGGAGATGCTGACGCTGTCCGGCTTCACCGGGCAATTCGGCGTGCTGGCTGCATCCGGGGAACCCGTTGCGGAAGGCTCATTCCGGCCGGTCTTCCAGACTATCAAGGGGCTTTGCGAACTGGCTGGCCTTAAACATGTCACGGCCAAAACGAGCGATGAGACCCGGGTATTGGCGTTGGCCGGTCGCTCATCCTCGGGCGAGACGGTCGTGTGGCTGACGAACCTGACGGCAAGCGACGTGGCGGTCGACCTTTCGGAGTTTGGCCGAGGCCATCTTGTTATGGCACCCTACGCGATCGCGCGGATCGGCTGA
- a CDS encoding Gfo/Idh/MocA family protein, translated as MANLNGALIGCGFFAVNQMHAWRDIAGASIVAICDRDPERLRIVGDQFGVAKRYTDAAALFAPETLDFVDIATTVASHRPLVEMAAAHRIPVICQKPFAPTLADAKVMVAACAKAGVPLMVHENFRWQSPIQGVRAVLDSGEIGTPFFGRISFRSAYDVFSGQPYLATGKRFIIEDLGIHILDIARFLLGDVSSLTARTARVNPAIAGEDVATMLMDHKSGATSVVDCSYATRLAVEPFPETLIEIDGSDGTLRLAQGYQLTVTGKSGTTVRDISPPLLPWASRPWHNIQESVLAIQRHWVDCLASGKEPATSGADNLKTFALVEAAYIGAASRQPVQIDDLLK; from the coding sequence ATGGCGAATTTGAACGGAGCGCTAATCGGCTGCGGCTTCTTCGCCGTCAACCAGATGCATGCCTGGCGCGACATAGCGGGCGCCTCGATCGTCGCCATCTGCGACCGCGATCCGGAGCGGCTCAGGATCGTCGGCGACCAGTTCGGCGTGGCGAAGCGCTACACCGACGCAGCGGCGCTGTTCGCGCCCGAGACACTCGACTTCGTCGACATCGCCACCACCGTGGCCAGCCATCGGCCGCTGGTCGAAATGGCCGCCGCCCATCGTATCCCGGTGATCTGCCAGAAACCCTTCGCGCCGACGCTCGCCGACGCAAAGGTGATGGTCGCGGCCTGCGCCAAAGCCGGCGTGCCGCTGATGGTGCATGAGAACTTTCGCTGGCAGTCGCCGATCCAGGGGGTGCGCGCGGTGCTCGACAGCGGCGAGATCGGCACGCCTTTCTTCGGGCGTATCTCCTTTCGCTCCGCCTATGACGTGTTTTCCGGCCAGCCCTATCTGGCGACGGGCAAACGCTTCATCATCGAGGATCTCGGCATCCACATCCTCGACATCGCGCGTTTCCTGCTGGGTGACGTATCGAGCCTCACCGCCCGCACCGCGCGGGTCAACCCGGCCATCGCCGGCGAGGATGTCGCTACCATGCTGATGGATCACAAGAGCGGCGCCACTTCGGTGGTCGATTGCAGCTATGCGACCAGGCTTGCCGTCGAGCCGTTTCCCGAAACGTTGATCGAGATCGACGGCAGCGACGGCACACTCCGGCTGGCGCAGGGATACCAGCTGACCGTCACCGGCAAGAGCGGCACAACGGTCAGGGATATCTCACCGCCGCTACTGCCCTGGGCCTCACGGCCATGGCACAACATCCAGGAAAGCGTGCTGGCGATCCAGCGGCACTGGGTCGACTGCCTTGCATCAGGCAAGGAGCCGGCGACGTCCGGCGCCGACAACCTCAAGACATTCGCGCTGGTCGAGGCTGCCTATATCGGCGCCGCAAGCCGGCAACCGGTGCAGATCGACGACCTGCTGAAATGA
- a CDS encoding ABC transporter permease, which yields MTDIPARAAHASASSGSALLTLMKLRTFIALIAVLVFFSIAAPNFLSAANLILMAKHVALNAFLAMGMTFVIITGGIDLSVGSIVGLCGMVAGYLVLNGIDLQFGYTIYFNVVEIALITLAVGILIGAVNGLLITRLNVAPFIATLGVLYVARGLALLSSDGRTFPNLVGKPELGTTGFGFLGAGRLVGLPVSIWILIVVALGAAYLARYTPLGRHIFAVGGNERAARISGVRVNMVKMFVYMFSGFCAAIVGLIISSELMASHPATGESFELNAIAAAVLGGTSMSGGRGTIGGTIVGAFVIGILSDGLVMMGVSSFWQMVIKGLVIIVAVVVDQAQRRLQQRVTLMQMAKAG from the coding sequence TTCATCGCGCTGATTGCCGTGCTGGTGTTCTTCTCCATCGCCGCCCCGAACTTCCTGTCCGCCGCCAATCTGATCCTGATGGCCAAGCATGTGGCGCTCAACGCCTTCCTCGCCATGGGCATGACCTTCGTCATCATCACCGGCGGCATCGACCTTTCGGTCGGCTCGATCGTCGGCCTGTGCGGCATGGTGGCCGGCTATCTCGTGCTCAACGGCATCGACCTGCAATTCGGCTACACCATCTACTTCAACGTGGTGGAGATCGCATTGATCACCCTGGCGGTCGGCATTTTGATCGGCGCCGTCAACGGACTGCTGATCACCCGGCTCAACGTCGCACCCTTCATCGCCACGCTCGGCGTCCTCTATGTGGCGCGCGGCCTGGCGCTGCTGTCGTCTGACGGCCGCACCTTCCCCAATCTGGTCGGCAAGCCGGAACTCGGCACCACCGGCTTCGGCTTCCTCGGCGCAGGCCGGCTCGTCGGCTTGCCCGTCTCGATCTGGATCCTGATCGTGGTGGCGCTGGGCGCGGCGTATCTCGCCCGGTACACGCCGCTCGGCCGCCACATCTTCGCCGTCGGTGGAAACGAGCGCGCGGCGCGCATTTCGGGCGTACGCGTCAACATGGTCAAGATGTTCGTCTACATGTTCTCCGGCTTCTGCGCGGCGATCGTCGGCCTGATCATCTCGTCGGAGCTGATGGCCTCGCATCCTGCAACAGGCGAGAGCTTCGAACTGAATGCCATCGCTGCGGCGGTGCTTGGAGGCACCTCGATGTCGGGCGGCCGCGGCACGATCGGCGGCACCATCGTCGGCGCCTTCGTCATCGGCATCCTGTCGGATGGGCTGGTGATGATGGGCGTGAGCTCCTTCTGGCAGATGGTGATCAAAGGCCTCGTCATCATCGTCGCCGTCGTCGTCGACCAGGCACAGCGCCGGCTTCAGCAGCGTGTCACCCTGATGCAGATGGCAAAGGCGGGTTGA